From Theileria annulata chromosome 1, complete sequence, *** SEQUENCING IN PROGRESS ***, one genomic window encodes:
- a CDS encoding DNA topoisomerase II, putative (Tap821d03.p1c.C.cand.27 - score = 76.72;~SMART HATPase_c (SM00387) at aa 131-315, E()=5.52e-16; TOP2c (SM00433) at aa 135-913, E()=1.17e-142), with the protein MISKSSFFIWNNEKCRLLYTLIILCNIIKVSSGYLLNGNGIIRNTQINIPNLVNLSTSGDNFKTNNSKINKFNLKDQNIEDAVPSPVTDGDEKGENVNQLQDTGEYSSDDIIVLEGLNAVRKRPGMYIGNTGERGVHQLLYEVLDNSVDEYLAGFCNRITVSLMKDGSVEVSDNGRGIPCDISPKTGKSGLETVLTVLHSGGKFQDIFPPNSTSMSSEDQNDLKSRKKGEKEHEEKKVYEYSSGLHGVGLSVVNALSELLIVDVYKGPKSYHIELSKGNIVKPLAEFSEPETTEKSNNNLKRYGTTIRFLPDYKNIFKTHHQHTETEKEEDYDTTTNKSGLDTKCSGCKNGFILELIKTRAKELSYLNPGLSIKLVDYRITDENNEPWEETYRNTGGTRSFLEELIKDKTPLYKPISYITIKGVISNINVEVSFSWSLESYTALIKGYANNVSTIAGTHIDGFKISITRCVNGLLKKYGYFKGNVKPLNGEFIREGMTAVISVKLTGAEFDGQTKTKLGNALVKTVTEKIVNEQFTNILENNKELLLAIHNKSQAAKKAFDAARTAKDLIRQKSSSIVSNISGKLTECSSSKVENNELFIVEGESAAGNAKQARNRQFQAVLPLKGKILNIEKITDNSKVLENQQIQLLMNSIGISINPVTWRQNDLTEGTHMAMDRFIEMNSSKLTRKQIWLDLSKLRYGKIILLTDADVDGSHLKSLLLCLLYRLCPSLYLHGRVYVASPPLYRITNLRNKKYIYSWSQEHLLKTIKELNSKYSPKETTERVREKDNADDLGNEYEDEFNDDEDDREGNVEEIELKTELGSNITKDEKSDELDLYNINKSFSKNNKHLIIQRFKGLGEMMANQLWETTMDPKKRILKRIVVSQEPEISEIIRLLMGSDVQSRKQYIFNNSGAFNLEDLDI; encoded by the exons ATGATTTCAAAATCATCGTTCTTTATTTggaataatgaaaaatgCAGATTATTGTACacactaataattttatgtaaCATAATAAAAGTATCATCAGGATACCTGCTAAATGGAAATGGAATAATAAGAAATACTCAAATAAACATACCGAATCTGGTTAATCTTAGCACATCTGGTGATAACTTTAAAACTAACAACAGcaaaataaacaaatttaaccTAAAAGATCAAAATATAGAAGATGCTGTACCATCCCCTGTCACTGATGGTGACGAGAAGGGAGAAAATGTAAACCAATTGCAAGATACAGGAGAATACAGCAGCGATGATATAATTGTACTGGAGGGATTAAATGCGGTTCGCAAGAGACCAGGAATGTACATAGGAAATACAGGAGAAAGAGGAGTACATCAGCTCCTGTACGAAGTACTCGACAACTCAGTTGATGAGTATCTGGCCGGCTTTTGTAACAGGATAACTGTAAGTCTGATGAAGGATGGGTCAGTAGAAGTATCAGATAACGGCAGAGGAATCCCATGCGACATCTCCCCCAAAACAGGTAAATCGGGTTTGGAAACTGTCTTAACAGTACTTCATTCTGGAGGCAAATTTCAGGACATTTTCCCTCCAAACTCAACTTCAATGAGTTCGGAAGATCAAAATGACTTAAAATCGAGAAAAAAGGGTGAAAAAGAGCATGAAGAAAAGAAAGTCTACGAATATAGTAGTGGACTACACGGTGTTGGTTTAAGTGTAGTAAATGCACTGAGTGAGTTGTTGATTGTAGATGTATATAAGGGCCCTAAAAGTTACCATATAGAACTATCAAAAGGGAACATTGTGAAACCACTAGCTGAATTTTCTGAACCCGAAACGACTGAAAAATcgaataataatttaaaaagaTATGGAACAACAATAAGGTTTCTACCCGACTAcaagaatatttttaaaacacATCACCAACATACTGAAACTgaaaaagaagaagatTATGATACCACTACCAACAAAAGTGGTTTAGACACCAAATGCTCTGGTTGCAAGAATGGATTCATATTAGAGCTAATTAAAACTCGTGCGAAGGAGTTGTCATATTTGAACCCTGGATTATCCattaaattagttgatTACCGAATAACTGATGAAAATAAC gAACCATGGGAAGAAACATACCGTAACACTGGAGGAACAAGGTCATTTTTGGAGGAATTGATTAAAGATAAAACTCCGCTCTACAAGCCAATAAGCTACATCAC aaTCAAAGGAGTAATTAGCAATATTAACGTAGAAGTGTCATTCTCCTGGTCACTGGAGTCGTACACAGCACTAATAAAAGGATATGCAAATAACGTTAGTACAATAGCAGGAACACATATAGAtggatttaaaatttcaataacCAGA TGTGTAAACGGATTGCTGAAGAAGTATGGTTATTTCAAGGGCAACGTCAAACCACTAAACGGAGAATTCATAAGAGAAG GAATGACTGCTGTTATATCCGTTAAACTTACCGGCGCTGAGTTTGACGGGCAGACTAAAACTAAACTGGGAAACGCACTGGTGAAGACAGTAACAGAAAAG ATCGTAAATGAACAATTTACCAACATATTGGAGAATAATAAGGAGTTGCTGCTAGCAATACACAACAAATCCCAAGCTGCAAAAAAAGCATTTGATGCAGCCAGGACAGCTAAGGATCTAATAAGACAAAAATCGTCAAGCATAGTATCAAATATCTCGG GAAAATTGACGGAATGCAGCTCAAGCAAAGTCGAAAACAACGAATTGTTCATAGTCGAGGGTGAAAGCGCGGCAGGAAATGCAAAACAGGCAAGAAACAGACAATTTCAGGCAGTTTTGCCTCTGAAGGGGAAGATACTTAACATAGAAAAGATAACAGATAATAGCAAAGTGTTGGAAAACCAACAGATTCAg CTTTTAATGAACAGTATTGGAATTTCAATAAATCCAGTAACTTGGAGACAAAATGATTTAACAGAGGGAACACATATGGCAATGGACCGATTTATTGAGATGAACAGCAGTAAGTTAACAAGAAAACAAATCTGGTTAGACCTAAGTAAGTTGAGATACGGGAAAATCATACTGTTGACTGATGCCGACGTCGACGGCTCACACCTAAAGTCTCTTTTACTCTGTTTACTCTACAGACTCTGCCCAAGCCTATATTTGCACGGAAGAGTGTATGTTGCAAGCCCTCCACTCTACAGAATAACAAACCTGAGAAATAAAAAGTATATCTATTCCTGGTCACAAGAACACTTGCTGAAGACAATAAAGGAACtaaattctaaatattCCCCTAAAGAAACAACAGAAAGGGTCAGAGAGAAAGATAATGCGGATGACCTTGGAAATGAGTATGAGGATGAATTTAACGACGATGAAGATGACAGAGAAGGGAATGTAGAGGAGATCGAATTAAAAACAGAGTTGGGCTCTAATATAACAAAGGACGAAAAAAGCGATGAACTGGActtgtataatataaacaaaagttttagtaaaaataacaaGCACCTAATCATACAGAGATTCAAAGGTCTAGGAGAAATGATGGCAAACCAGTTGTGGGAGACAACGATGGATCCAAAGAAGAGAATTTTAAAGCGCATAGTAGTCAGCCAGGAGCCTGAAATCTCAGAAATCATCAGACTATTAATGGGTTCAGACGTTCAGTCAAGGAAGCAGtacatatttaataattcagGCGCATTTAATTTGGAGGATCTAGacatataa
- a CDS encoding uncharacterized protein (Tap821d03.p1c.C.cand.26 - score = 46.59), with product MKATKFGFFDENTVNSETITKERYKAYDASDPDFTVAEAVRPKRRGRQRINPYGYNRLGYYTRGVNVEKANDLSQIYKETNDLEENFRNLKQVYEEHDYKVNEENNLDDKDRDNLKDKNDTDTRLTSSSEVLSNFNYETIDNYEVSDNHETIDNYTASDDYITSLNDNCEFPLKTNDSTFNTEESTLKDLEKEEFPFDKEQLLEKEKELEGVTKEQLVEETNELLKKAQKTSFEEQNQTPDSLQINEQVLEKEKKISEPENVYVISEELRQSYIRQSKLLPKIRGVWFNSTVRRMGWVGQAYKKCKRIEKIFSINKHGFEGARKLAIAFRNSQKPTNKSDLPNYPDISLKDVIKPISQLRINLQQQINQNNSKEAKNNIVNERIQTSSSTKDKSDYVPSKHKDEVVRLETRSSKMNLKGLYANEIEVDDYEYPVDYYELIDHYKSQLNNEEKQVRDNICKEALLFMLYELEALVELDIPIPPISKSECKRGINFHINFLENSKKSVEVLPYINSLAHYICKGITPTDMTHFELYSLIHTLSHCIPLKMEFSST from the coding sequence ATGAAAGCCACAAAGTTTGGATTTTTTGACGAGAATACAGTTAACTCTGAAACCATAACAAAAGAACGATACAAAGCTTATGATGCTTCTGACCCAGATTTCACAGTAGCTGAGGCAGTTAGACCTAAAAGACGAGGAAGACAAAGAATAAATCCTTATGGTTATAACAGATTAGGTTACTATACACGTGGTGTAAACGTTGAAAAGGCTAACGATTTGAGTCAAATTTACAAGGAAACAAATGATCTCgaggaaaattttagaaatttgaAGCAAGTTTACGAAGAACATGATTATAAAGTTAACGAGGAGAACAACTTAGATGATAAGGATAGGGATAACCTCAAGGACAAAAACGATACGGATACCAGATTAACATCATCAAGTGAAGTTCTGAGTAACTTTAACTATGAAACCATAGACAATTACGAAGTCAGCGACAACCACGAAACTATTGACAATTACACAGCTAGCGACGACTACATAACCTCCTTAAATGATAACTGCGAATTTCCattaaaaacaaatgaCTCTACATTCAACACTGAAGAGTCAACTCTCAAAGATCTCGAAAAGGAAGAGTTCCCCTTTGATAAGGAACAGTTATTGGAAAAGGAAAAAGAGTTAGAGGGTGTCACCAAGGAACAACTGGTTGAGGAAACCAATGAACTTTTAAAGAAAGCTCAAAAAACTTCTTTTGAAGAACAAAATCAAACACCTGATAGCTTACAAATCAATGAACAAGTGTTAGAAAAGGAAAAAAAGATTTCGGAACCGGAAAATGTTTATGTGATCTCAGAAGAATTGCGTCAATCGTATATTCGACAGAGCAAATTACTACCGAAGATTAGAGGAGTATGGTTTAACTCAACTGTACGAAGAATGGGTTGGGTAGGTCAGGCGTACAAAAAATGTAAAagaattgaaaaaattttttctatAAATAAGCACGGTTTCGAAGGTGCCAGAAAACTAGCAATCGCTTTCAGAAACTCACAGAAACCAACCAACAAATCTGACTTGCCAAATTATCCAGACATATCATTGAAAGACGTGATAAAGCCAATTTCTCAGTTGAGAATTAACTTACAACAACAAATCAACCAAAACAACTCTAAGGAAGCAAAGAATAACATTGTTAACGAAAGGATTCAAACTTCCAGTTCTACTAAAGATAAGTCGGATTACGTCCCAAGTAAACACAAGGATGAAGTTGTTAGGCTTGAAACTAGGTCTAGTAAGATGAATTTAAAGGGTTTGTATGCTAACGAAATTGAGGTAGATGATTATGAATACCCTGTAGACTATTATGAACTCATTGACCACTATAAGTCCCAGCTGAACAATGAAGAAAAACAAGTCAGAGATAACATTTGCAAGGAGGCTCTTTTATTCATGTTATACGAACTAGAAGCTTTGGTGGAACTTGACATACCAATTCCTCCGATTTCAAAATCAGAGTGCAAACGTGGCATAAACTTCCACATAAACTTTCTTGAAAACTCAAAAAAGTCAGTTGAAGTACTTCCGTACATAAATTCACTTGCTCATTACATATGCAAAGGAATAACACCAACAGACATGACTCATTTCGAACTGTATTCTCTGATACACACACTTTCCCACTGTATTCCTCTAAAGATGGAGTTCTCAAGTACATAA
- a CDS encoding metalloprotease/cell division cycle protein (FtsH) (Tap821d03.p1c.C.cand.28 - score = 78.41;~SMART 1 transmembrane domain at aa 159-181; AAA (SM00382) at aa 263-403, E()=5.27e-25; pam:Peptidase_M41 (PF01434) at aa 461-666, E()=3.80e-73;~1 probable transmembrane helix predicted for TA16460 by TMHMM2.0 at aa 159-181), whose amino-acid sequence MYNNPDHRVPIVTNSRYTGHGFTEEGNISDINSDNTMQTRPVFQYDDMNDESYRFTTASGENDLLLSHSDANLQYYYPSNASVNFNKYSQQHRTGLGFQVPYECINTSQNADSNGSSKITTEISSGFSSFIGFFTKFSKEASSKSVDVFTTILSIAKSFFLNVIGIALGVFLSMLFFTIISFLLYNGKNIKDFKNEPKKKSPPPTPPPKTQIKQQDPPPKPEVTFEPVHFKDILGIDEAKEDVQEIVKFIKQPFLYKKVGAKVPKGILLVGPPGTGKTMLAKAVATETGIPFIYTSGPEFVEIYVGQGAQRIRALFQKARKIAPCIIFIDEIDAVGSKRATGSLSGQNREHDQTLNQLLVEMDGFNVSTGITILAATNRLSALDRALLRPGRFDRVVHIPLPSIQGREEILQHYLKDVNYNKESINVKELSKITPGYSGADLKNLVNEAALITVKQDRLMVELADLYEARDKIIMGNKRKLLMPDIERKMTAYHEAGHALVAYYLYPNTDPIHKATIITRGTALGFVEQLPNDDYDKSSYKLIEMKSRLAVCMAGRLAEKLVFGSDNVTSGASSDIIVATDLAYKMITQYGMSNKLASLNFHNLNNLNNKLSTDLNVKIENEIIELIREAEHIAESILRRKRSQLELLASELLKYETLTGDQITTLLKTNKSLNLPINGLPEESSDLEKDAKANAKTDSSSETNADEGVNAKTETNTDNTPTNSETNSNTEGDNDTHNDVDNNDVNDSDNNDDNVSDKNDDNDTNNDTDNTSPDNNNSEMDTDDTKNDNDDVNDSEDAPNDDDNS is encoded by the exons ATGTATAACAATCCAGATCATAGGGTCCCTATCGTGACCAACTCGAGATACACTGGACATGGATTCACAGAAGAAGGAAACATTAGCGATATAAATTCTGATAATACAATGCAAACAAGACCTGTGTTCCAATATGACGATATGAACGATGAATCCTATCGATTTACTACAGCTTCCGGTGAAAATGATCTCTTATTGTCACATTCTGATGCGAATCTTCAGTATTATTACCCAAGTAACGCAAGcgttaattttaacaaatacTCACAACAGCACAGAACGGGATTGGGATTCCAAGTACCATACGAATGTATCAACACATCACAAAATGCTGATTCCAATGGATCTTCCAAAATCACAACAGAAATCTCATCAGGTTTCAGCTCATTTATCGGATTCTTTACTAAATTCTCCAAAGAAGCATCGTCAAAGTCAGTCGATGTCTTCACAACCATTTTGTCTATCGCTAAATCATTCTTCCTTAACGTAATTGGTATAGCTCTGGGAGTATTTTTGTCCATGCTGTTCTTCACAATCATCTCATTCCTTTTATATAACGGaaagaatattaaagatTTCAAAAACGAACCAAAGAAGAAGAGTCCGCCACCAACGCCACCACCAAAGACTCAAATTAAACAACAAGATCCACCTCCGAAGCCCGAGGTTACATTCGAGCCCGTTCATTTCAAAGACATCTTAG GTATCGACGAAGCAAAGGAAGATGTCCAGGAAATAGTCAAGTTCATAAAGCAGCCATTTCTGTACAAAAAGGTCGGAGCAAAGGTTCCCAAGGGCATTTTGTTAGTAGGCCCACCGGGAACGGGAAAGACAATGTTGGCAAAAGCCGTGGCCACAG AAACCGGGATACCGTTTATATACACAAGTGGTCCTGAATTTGTTGAAATATATGTCGGACAAGGAGCACAGAGGATAAGAGCCTTGTTCCAAAAAGCCCGAAAAATAGCTCcatgtataatatttatagatGAGATCGATGCAGTGGGATCTAAAAGAGCAACAGGCTCTCTGAGCGGACAAAATCGAGAACACGACCAGACATTAAATCAGCTTCTAGTTGAAATGGACGGATTCAACGTTTCAACTGGAATCACAATTCTAGCAGCAACAAATAGACTCAGCGCACTAGATAGAGCACTTCTAAGACCCGGTAGATTCGATCGAGTTGTGCACATACCCCTCCCAAGCATTCAGGGGAGGGAGGAAATTTTACAGCATTACCTGAAGGACGTCAACTACAATAAGGAAAGTATAAACGTAAAAGAACTTTCTAAAATAACCCCAGGATACTCTGGAGCAGACTTAAAAAACTTAGTTAATGAAGCAGCACTGATAACAGTAAAACAAG ATCGATTAATGGTTGAGTTGGCTGATTTGTACGAGGCTAGagataaaataatcatGGGAAATAAGAGGAAGCTATTAATGCCCGACATTGAGAGAAAAATGACAGCGTACCATGAAGCAGGCCATGCACTAGTGGCCTATTACCTTTACCCAAACACAGATCCAATACATAAGGCAACAATAATAACCAGAGGAACAGCCTTGGGATTTGTGGAACAGCTTCCAAACGACGACTATGATAAAAGCAGCTATAAACTTATCGAGATGAAGTCGAGGCTTGCAGTTTGTATGGCTGGAAGATTAGCTGAGAAGCTGGTTTTTGGCTCCGATAATGTAACATCCGGAGCATCTTCTGATATCATAGTTGCGACTGACCTCGCATACAAAATGATAACCCAGTATGGAATGTCTAATAAACTCGCCTCACTAAACTTCCACAACTTAAATAACTTAAACAACAAACTAAGCACGGATCTCAACGTTAAGATcgaaaatgaaataatagaGTTAATAAGGGAGGCAGAACACATAGCTGAGTCGATATTAAGAAGAAAGAGAAGTCAGCTTGAGCTTCTCGCATCAGAATTGCTCAAATACGAGACTTTAACTGGTGATCAGATAACAACGCTTTTGAAGACGAACAAATCGCTAAATCTTCCAATCAACGGCCTACCAGAAGAATCTAGTGATCTTGAAAAGGACGCAAAAGCCAACGCTAAAACCGACTCAAGTTCTGAAACTAACGCTGATGAAGGCGTGAATGCCAAAACTGAAACAAACACCGACAACACACCCACCAACAGTGAAACTAATTCAAATACTGAAGGTGATAACGATACCCATAACGATGTTGATAACAACGATGTTAATGATTCGGATAACAATGATGATAACGTTTCCGATAAGAATGATGATAACGATACTAATAACGATACCGATAACACAAGCCCCGACAATAACAATTCAGAAATGGATACTGACGATACTAAGAATGATAATGATGATGTCAATGATAGTGAAGACGCTCCGAATGATGACGATAACTCCTAA
- a CDS encoding uncharacterized protein (Tap821d03.p1c.cand.90 - score = 31.41) → MNNIRCIISKVISFNSFPSALIRRRYCTISFSNFHGTLPFLNHFYSDFYTPKQTLRSIDSTNFSTKCYSSSRDSDGPVIESGREFDEIQQQLSLSEFASNYWRSLRLSKPFLLTFNVDKSVEARLMDAVMGSGVFCKNVPSLDTLFETILQYKETKDLIGCYMNLDNNYDAFLNMNKDLFEKIKLSCNSLFLDVTYTYYQSVDDYMKTSKIINLINPHVIRFCSGTLKFLLNTDLECPLLKENSTKEDFSLERCYYLSEKYNSTVIDSSDKIAVSNHNNMEMVVFPKLPQILNKIHGMLICNRYNNCSGAIIASMTTLSSEDFLVPSSAAIYGLDFVSSESAKKANGPGSMVCKRFFIFCSFIISSTPYTTYQCLPTIYSNINLQ, encoded by the exons atgaataatattagatGTATAATAAGTAAAGTAATAAGTTTTAACTCATTTCCCAGCGCTTTAATAAGACGCCGGTACTGTACTATATCTTTTTCTAATTTTCATGGCACACTTCCCTTTCTTAACCATTTTTACTCTGATTTCTACACTCCCAAACAGACTTTGAGATCGATAGATTCAACAAACTTCAGTACAAAGTGTTACTCAAGCTCTAGAGATAGTGATGGACCTGTAATAGAGTCAGGGAGGGAGTTCGACGAGATCCAACAACAGCTAAGCTTGTCCGAATTTGCCTCAAACTACTGGAGGAGCCTGAGGTTGTCGAAACCGTTTCTGCTGACTTTCAACGTGGATAAATCGGTGGAGGCAAGGCTAATGGATGCCGTTATGGGTTCGGGGGTGTTTTGTAAAAACGTCCCATCGCTGGATACATTATTTGAAACTATACTCCAATACAAGGAAACTAAag ATTTAATCGGGTGTTATATGAATTTAGACAATAATTACGACGCATTCCTTAACATGAATAAG GACCTTTTCGAGAAAATAAAACTCAGCTGTAATTCTCTCTTTTTAGACGTGACCTACACCTACTACCAGTCAGTTGATGATTATATGAAGACCTCGAAaata ATAAACTTAATAAATCCTCACGTTATAAGGTTCTGTAGTGGAACCCTAAAGTTTCTGCTTAACACTGATCTTGAGTGCCCACTTCTAAAAGAGAACTCCACCAAAGAGGACTTTTCATTGGAAAGATGTTACTACCTCTCTGAAAAATACAATTCCACAGTCATTGACTCAA GCGACAAGATAGCCGTGAGCAACCACAACAATATGGAGATGGTTGTTTTCCCGAAACTGCCTCagattttaaacaaaatcCACGGTATGTTAATTTGCAAca GGTATAATAACTGTTCTGGCGCTATAATTGCTTCCATGACTACACTTTCTAGTGAGGACTTCCTAGTTCCCTCCAGTGCAGCAATTTATGGGCTAGATTTTGTTTCGAGTGAAAGCGCAAAGAAAGCTAACGGGCCTGGATCAATGGTTTGTAAACGttttttcatattttgtagttttataatttcatcGACACCTTATACAACCTATCAATGTCTCCCGACGATATACTCGAACATAAACCTTCagtaa
- a CDS encoding uncharacterized protein (Tap821d03.p1c.cand.91 - score = 12.07) — protein sequence MNCLLFKLLNVCSTFPYLNVYYNFDPKDWSKIREQQSRLANFRKRLSRLRRQVVTDMDRISQFMDIEKNLAINARGKLFQTALSKNVLPIKTGNKLI from the exons ATGAACTGTTTgttattcaaattattaaatgtgtgTAGCACTTTCCCTTATTTGAATGTTTACTACAATTTCGACCCAAAGGATTGGAGTAAAATTCGAGAACAACAATCTA GACTTGCCAACTTTCGTAAAAGGCTTTCGCGACTACGACGTCAAGTAGTCACAGATATG GATCGTATTAGTCAGTTTATGGATATTGAGAAGAATCTTGCAATCA ATGCCAGGGGTAAATTGTTCCAAACTGCTCTATCTAAAAATGTCCTACCTATTAAAACAGGTAATAAACTTATATAA